The Ipomoea triloba cultivar NCNSP0323 chromosome 13, ASM357664v1 genomic interval ggGAGATGTTCcggaaaaaaattattgaaagtaGAAtaacacctataaatttaggataaaaatggaattaactcatcaatttgaaatattgtaggtacaaaatctctaaagaaaattatgttttaataCTTGTTGAGTAAGCACTTCAAAATGTAGTATTGACTTCATCATCCATGTAAgagtgtaaaccaggacaccgagtgccactagaccacaaggtctttggcatatttttaatatactaaatattcattttaaatgtattaaaaattcatttttagttattattaaaatgaacatgggatacactaaaaataaacattcaagtATTAAAGATAGACTTATTTCAGTGATTCATGTTATAATGATTGACCAACTACTCCAATAagccaaattaaataaatactcGAGTTGTGTGACccatttgtacatatatatgcaattcGAAATGCATGTTGTTTGTGAATTTTGATCACAAGATTGTGCGTAAAAATATTGTGAAATTTCATGTAAAACTAGAATGGAGTGAGCAAAATTCGTGTTGAATTCATGCTTGCATGATTGCTGTGtttattattcatatatattacaAGCATGACTATTTGTCTTACTTTTAAATGTATGTTAGATGTTGTTTCTTTCATTGTTTTGTATGGCAAGAAATGAAAATCGATTTGTGTTTGCTTTTTTAATTAATGTCTAATTGAGAAATTGGAGGAAACCAAAGAAAACGAAATTTAAACTGACCAAGAAAAACATGATGTAGTGTGCTTAAATCCTTCAAAGTAAATTTTTGTAACAATAAGTTTATAAACTGGCTAAGGAAAACATTATTATTCCTAGTGAGAGTTATATCATTTActaaatcataaaataaatCAGCACACCAGGAGTAGCATACACAAACAAAGAAAGTTCTCTTAAAACCAAACTTAATTAGAAAAGATGATAGCTCAAGGTACCAAGCTCACCGAGCTTGCTTCAAGTCATACAGAGCATTTTTTAACTTATAGATGTAGTTAGGCTGACTAGAATCAACAAAACCTAGGGTTGCTCCATAAAGACCTCTTCATTTAATGTCCCATTTAAATAAGCATTGTTAATGTCAAGCTGGAGACCACCCTGGAGACAACGCAATTGTAAACACAACCCGGATAGTTACTTGTTTCATAACCGGACTGAAGGTCTCAAAGTATTCTGATGAGTTGTGGTTTTCGCGGGAGGTGGAAAGGTGTAAgggttaaaacgggaagaagttcccgagtatcgttctcaaaagGGAGTCGGTAAGCAAGGGATTAGTCACAAGAGCGCCTATTTTTCAAAAGCTAGTCCTAACAAGATGGTTGTGTATGTCATTCTAAAGATGTCTAAAAACAAAGCTAAAGGGTTGTAAAACAATTTATGGGAAGGAGGATTCGGACTAACTCACTAACCTAGCACACACGTAATCTCTTGATTTCCTAAAGTACCAGGGCTTGAAATCACTCATAGGACTCAtatgagacaaggtcactcacaccaccgccactctcgtggtcaatggactcacttcttagaccgtaatgtcatccttgtgatcacaaGGCTAGAAGAGACATTttgacaaacacgttatgtgcctcttgtcttccactctcccttttctcaaaggtgagagggaaatgtggtTGGTGAGGTATTCAAGCAATCCCTATTCTCGTAGATGAAAGCTTTCTACCCTAACTCTCTAGTGCAACTGGCCTAGTTGGCGTAGAGGTCAAACAAACACCCCAAACCACAATCAAAACATCCAATAAGCATCATTCTACCCTAGATATATGATATGAGAACTCAAGAAACAACATGCATGTTCAATTAGTCCAAATCCACAAGGTAACTAACCACACATCTCTAAACTAGACATCATCAAAGCAATTGAGCAAATCTAAACAACTAGAAGCAAATTCAAATCACAAATCAAAGTACAAATCAATTCAACAAATCAAATCAACTCAACAATCAATTCACAAACTAAGAATTGAATAACAAAAGTAGAAATTGGAATATTACTTGGATTGAAATGGAGTTCTTCAAACAATCTTGATCAATTGAAAGTTGATGTGCATAATCTTCTCCAAATCTAGCTAATTGACTTGAAATTTGAATGGAATTGAAGTCTGGAATTGGAGAGAATTTTGACCtaaatctagagagagaaattctaaACTAGACTAAGATGGAAAAATGAGTGGGATCCCCTGGAAAAATGGCTCTATTTCCTTTTTGATCATCGGTCCACATGTTTTGCCTTGGGCTTGAAAGCTTAGGCAAGTCTAATATATTCATCAATCATATTATgattaaatacataatattttgatcttcttaaaaagttttaaaaactctatcctataaaaaaaaatggtatataATCATTACTCCCAACCAATCAAAATAAGTTTTACAAACATTTTCACAATCCTAAGGAATCGAGGTGTGGGGTCCTTGAGTGTGAGGGATCTTGTCTTTTGTGAGCAATGACAAGTTTTACAAACCCTcttttactataaatataatagatttTGAAAtgggataaaaaaaatatttcatacaagggaagaaaattaaaactatAATAGAATTTAAATgacaagcaccttgtgctcagacgGCATGTAGTGTCACTTCTATATGAGgatcatgagattgagcctcagtggaggtgatattgactacgattaatctttttaaaatttgattttttttgagttGGATAATCCAATTACCATTTTTTTGGATCAAAAATGAGGGCCATTTTTTTTGATCAAAaatgagggggggggggggacccTGAGATTGAGACCACATTAGGAGGTCACCTCACTCTACGACATTGCGTGACACGCAAGAGGTCATTGTTGTATGCCTCTTCACACTCTGGTGGGCAGGACGAGAATTCTCTCCATTCCACCTTCTGAATATTGTCCAGTAAAGCTAAGGCATTCGCACTTCTCTTTTGCTCCCGATATATATTTCGGATGGAGATGCTCCAGTCCCTCGCACACCAGCAAACAGCTTCGTTCACAAGGTCCCGGGCAATGCCCGAAGATCTCTTTCTCCCGAATCCACGTAATGGCCTCTTTAGCATCAGTTGTANNNNNNNNNNNNNNNNNNNNNNNNNATATCAATTTTAAAGAGCTGCTAAACAACATAAGCAAATGGAATTTCAGAACTACACTTCAAATTCAACCTCAATGACTTATAGTGTTATGTAGTTTGACACCCTTGGAGTGCCTAATGACTTATAGTGTGATGATAATCCACTTCTGTcagaaatttatattaaaagactaatataataaaaattttccccataACATGTAAAAGGTACAAATAGATATGATTGGAGAAATACCTGCTGACAAGATCAATGCCAAAAATATCCTTCACAGTATCTGAAGTATCACTgcaaatttatataacaaagaaCAAAGAATGACTGTAATTGCATTGAAAAGTAGGAGATTTAACAAGAACACGCCTTTAACTTTGCAAAAAAGGCACAAAATTCAGGCAAATAGCATACACTTTTACAATACTGAAACTAGAGGAACACAGACCAGATCAACCAGCATAAAGGAGCATAGACGAAGGTGTCAGAGAAAAAACTGACAAACAAAGAGCAATGCATATGCTCTTATAGATCAGAACATTTATCATTTTTAACCTTGCCAAGTCTAGACTAAAGTACCTGGAAACTTGTCTTTTAAGAGACTGAGAAAGGGTGTACAGAAGCTGTGTCCAACATTCTTCAGCATCCTGTTGTCATTTGCAATGTATCAATGGCAGTATTAACAAGTGGAATGTAATATAGTAAGACTTAAGGATTTTGCAAAACCTGCTGCATGAAGACCCCATTGTTGAGCTGGCCAAATTGAGGATATTTCTTACGTAATACCTGTCAACATGAcaataaatgcaaaataattattcaatcATTCCAATTTCTTACCCAGTAACCCTTTTGATCTATCACCTACTGAATTaaattcttcttttttgttgtctttttatttaaaaaaaaagggggggggggggggggggggacccTGAGATTGAGACCACATTAGGAGGTCACCCTCACTCTACGACATTGCGTGACACGCAAGAGGTCATTGTTGTATGCCTCTTCACACTCTGGTGGGCAGGACGAGAATTCTCTCCATTCCACCTTCTGAATATTGTCCAGTAAAGCTAAGGCATTCGCACTTCTCTTTTGCTCCCGATATATATTTCGGATGGAGATGCTCCAGTCCCTCGCACACCAGCAAACAGCTTCGTTCACAAGGTCCCGGGCAATGCCCCGAAGATCCTCTTTCTCCCGAATCCACGTAATGGCCTCTTTAGCATCAGATTGTATCTCAAGTCTCGGATACCTCTTTCCCAGGCCCAACGCATGGCTTTaccattttgcatgtaattggATTACTTACTCGACTCTTATTCCATTTAAAACCCAAGATATTATCCTTATCAGTGGGGATATTTTgcggttattgaggagtttttgtaattgtgataggaaagagaaaatagggagagaggaataaaaaaacaaaacaaaactgaaataaaatatatatatatatatatatatatatataatttatgctGCTGTCAGGCGTGCCTGAACGCTCAGTGCACACGCCCGCTGGACGCCTTTGGTGCAGTTCACACAGCTTTGCACGCAAACCTTAAGATTCCATGTACAGAGTTTACTGTTCCAATAACTCAGCATTTGGAGATGAACCCAAACGCACTCTTGcactctctctcattttctctcaACTCCAAGTCATTGTTTACTTTACCAAAAACCTCATATAATCCATTGATAGGGTTCTCttataaagtaaaatatatatttaaaaaaatggtacaaatgaaagaatataaatatataattcaatttaatatattttgtggatACCAATCtcgaaaagaataaaaattgttttttcttATTCGAGTCTTATTCCGTTTCAGCCTTCTGCAAGCAAACTCCACTCTTCATTCTTCACCAAGCAGTAGCAGCGCCTTACTAATGAGTCGACCGTCGTGAAGCAGCAACTCCCCAGGTTGGAATGATCAAATCCTTAACCCTAAATTCCTAAGTTCCATAAATCCTGAATATTGTATGAAAGTTTCTTTTTAGATTTGTCAAAATTAATTTGTGACTCTCTGCATTTCGGatttctcttcttcatttcttcatttgtGTATGGGTATTTGAATTCTTGGTTAAAAATTGATTCTTGAAGATTGTGAGTTCAAATTCAGGGTATTTTGTCCCTTCTAAGAATTTCAAGGATATTGCTTAATTGCTTTCTCAATTGCAGCGAGATCTGACAGAATTGTGTTATGATACTAGAATATGGACCTAGCTAAATCTTCTTTGGTTCTTCTTCCCGTTATTCCTCGCTCCGCCCCTGCATCTCTTATATGTTTTTCCCCATTCACCTCCGGTAGTGTAATTGTGAATTTGAATGCATTTGTGCACAGTGCATGCTTTCGACTAGTTGGTGAAAAAAGAGTGAGACGTTTGAAGATTTTTCCAGCATTCATCAATGGAGTACAGGAGAATTAAAGATCAGGttagatatatttttttcttcttcttttgttttcaaCTCATTTCAATTCTTTTCCTGATTTCTATCCCTCAATTTTTGCTGCTagaatttttgtttgtttttcacTGATTATTCGTtccactttttatttattttatttagcaGTAAAACAATTAATCTCACTTAGTTAATTACTCCTATGATTTATAAGAAACCTAAAGTGGAAGTACTCAttatcataattaatttttcccATTTCCATGCACAACTCTGCTAGGACAAAAATGATGCAGTTGATGATGATATTGAGAGCTCACACGGGAAAGCTGTTTCAGGTTGGgtatatgtttatattaataattaataattggaTGTCATGGCAAGTCCTCTGTGAGGGCGACTAATCATGTTCTTGTTGATTTATTTGGCTCAATGTTAGTATTTGGTCTTGATTTTGCAGGTTCCATTAGTAATGTGGCCATAGTGGGGGCCAGCTCAGGTGACCGATCTAAGTGGAAGCGCAAGTAAGAAATAGAGCTTTGTTCCTTTTTCTGAGCATACTTTCCCTAAACTATTTGGTGTAATACACTGTTTGTTTCCATTTTTGTTGAATTAGGTCAATAGTCACACTTGCATTGACTGTGCTGACAAGTTCTCAAGCAATACTCATTGTCTGGTCGAAGAGAGCAGGGAAGTATGAGTACAGTGTTACAACTGCAAATTTTTTGGTTAGTGAACCTTTGTGCTAGTTGTCAGCATCAGCAATTTTAAAGTACTACCGTGGATTATGGAGTTGGGAATTCTGATGATGGATGGTTGTTGTGAAATATATGTTAGGCTTgagcttcttctttctttttgatTAGGTAGAGGCTTTGAAGTGTGCACTATCACTTGTCGCTTTAATGAGAATCTGGAGAAAAGATGGCGTCACTGATGATAACAggtttttatattcatatttatatttattattttaaaatattctttacTTACTCGTTTACACAGGCACAGCATTTGCCGGGTGAGCAAACCTACCTCACTGCGTACACACTactaattttttatatactttttctttttcattttacacagtggtgtttttctttaatttgatttttccttgttgaaaaaataaaaataaaataaaataaaataaaaactcagAACTGCATAGTTGgtgttatttatattttcacGTATTTATGTTTTCAGCAAAGTctcacattatttatatttgccTTTGTGTTGTATGATTGTTCAGTTGCAATTTCTGCATTGAAGAGTTTCTTTCCCATGATTTCtgtgaaacataattaatttgaataagAAGTTAAAAATGGCAGAGAGTCATATTTGGACACTTTAGCAGGATAAAGGTTTTTGATGGACATGTATatgtaaaaatatgattttacttGAAAGCATATTAAACAGAATAGTttggagaaaatatattttgccACCCTTCAGAGCTCAGAGTATGTTAAACTCAACTGACAGATGATCAGCAATTAGTATGGCATTCCAGGCATAAAGCTTTGGATAGCTTTCTGGTTCTTTTGTTCATGTAAATTGTTGCTGTCAAAACTTACATTTCTAATGGCTGATGGTTATTATGAAAGCAAGTTTGATTTTATTCATTCAATGACTTGATGGTTATTTGCTCCCAAAGTTGTTGGTTTAAATATTGGAAGATTTCCTTAGTTGACTCCTTATTGGTTCTTACACCTAGccaaaatatttacaaatatgaatttttattattaaatcttCTATACAACCCATTTTCCAATTTTGTTTGAGATTAAACACTTCTCtttgttattttttcggttGCTATATTTAGGTTAAGCACCACATATGATGAAGTTAGTGTTTTTCCAATTCCCGCTGCACTGTACCTCGTCAAGAATTTACTGCAGGTTGGTTTTGAAATTTtctgtaataaatatttttattattccaacattttttttatttctgttGTATAATTTCTGATTAAAATTGTTGGTGTGTCACagtattacatatttgcatACGTGGATGCTCCTGGATATCAGATACTAAAGAACTTGAACATTATCAGCACTGGTATTTTGTACCGAATTATTCTTAAAAGGAAGTAAGCCCTTTTACCACTTACTGGAATAATAATTCTATTTTCTGTGTGCTGTTTGATTCTTTGCAAACTGGGTGGTAGCCCCTTGGTGCTTTTCATGGTGCTTgcttaaattaaaacaaatttttagATTCAGCCCCTCATTACTTAAGACTGTAAGAGACAAGATTCTCTCCATTTAACATGGTTCACTGAAAATTGTGTATATGTTAAGAGttccacattgaaaaaataagagagaacatatgtgTTTATATAAGGCCATGgcctagctaattgattggattaagtcttttagtgtggtttggcccatgtgcattatagcccagttgagtgaccttggcccaatcttagattataacaataagaaatcatttttctttcTATGTTCTGTACTTAATTGTTTTGTGGTTATATAAACGGCATTTTTTCTTAAAGATATGTTATGTATGACTCAAATTCTTTAAACTACCGAGTATATCTATATGGTGTTTTACTCACTTTTTCATACAGGTTAAGCGAGATTCAATGGGCAGCCTTCATTTTACTTTGTGCGGGATGCACCACTGCGCAACTTAATCCTAGGTGAGGTTTGCCACTGTAGACTGCCAAGGGGtactaatactaattaggaaaaTAGCCATCATTTATTGTACCAGGTTTCTCTGTATCAAAAGACAAATGTGAATATTATTAGCATTGCTGTTTCAAAGAAGGAAaagtgttttattttaaaattactgATATGGCTTTACTGACTTTCGTTATAGCTCACACTATACATAATCCTAACAGAATTACATTCTACATGCAGTTCTGATCATGTTCTCCAGACTCCTCTTCAAGGTTGGATTATGGCTATTGTAAGTTGCTGATGTTTCAAGACATAAGatataatataatcatataGGTTGGAGAAATAGAGTTCCCTAATTTAATGATACTTTTTATAACCTTCTGCATCACCTTTTCAGATCATGGCCCTTCTGAGTGGTTTTGCCGGAGTTTATACAGAGGTATACTTTTTTAGcattatatattgttttaaactTTTGGTTCTAAGGATACTTATAAAATACTTCATCATGAGCAGAGAAATTATTTGAATGTATGGGTAATTGGGTATTTTCTCCATCATTATTGCTCATTTGCTCCAAAGTTATTGTGCATTTGTGCCTGTTTTAGTCTAAGTGTGAGTTATACGACCAATGTAGTTAGGCCTTATCGCACTTGCAAAGAAAAGCctataatttagaaataaaactTGCCAATCAACTTACTTCTttcttttgatttattttactatttattatttgctttctttttgtgcAGGCCATAATAAAGAAACGTCCCTCGAGGAATATTAATGTTCAAAACTTCTGGCTATATGTCTTTGGGATGATCTTCAATGCCATTGCAATAGTCATTCAAGACTTTGATCAAGTTGCGAACAAGTAAATTCACCTTCCAAAATGCCTATTCTTTCCTCTTACCTGTATGGTTTTTCAGTTTTGCTCATGTTTGTATATTTGGCTTCCTTATATTCACAATCTATGAAATAGATGACTAGGATCATTAGGTGTTTCGATTCCATAGAATCCTAGGACCTAAGAGCAAGGATACTTTGTCCCTATTTCTGttttccaattttaattttcacttttctAAAAGTATTCATTAAAGGACTAGAAAAAGACGTTAACTATTAATGCCGGGAGCAGTAGGAATTGATTAGTGCTGTTGTCGATATGAGTGTTAGTGTGTCTTTTATGTTGGTTTCCCGTTTCTGATGCACATGCCATTTTCAACTAGATAATTCAAAAACATCTTCTATGGAATGCCTTCTTCCTTAAAATTGCGATATGTAATTTCATGATGTCCCATATAGTTTGACTGTTAATACTTATGATCTACAGGGGTTTCTTTCATGGATATTCATTGATTACAGTTCTCATGATTCTCAACCATGCACTAAGGTACTTTGTATTATTTATCTTGGTGATCTTAGTTAATAATGTGGGTAATTACCTGAAAGGGACATATTTCGATTTGGGTTAACAATGATAAGCGTGACTTTCTGTTATATTTTTACGTGTAAAAAATAAGTGAATCACCCGTGCCACCTGTCCCCTCTTTCaccacccttttttttttttttttttttttttggttttattattagtattttttccGTTGCTAATTGACATGTTATTGTGTACAGTGGTATAGCTGTATCAATGGTAATGAAGTACGCTGACAATATTGTGAAGGTAATATAAAAACGAACCTGTATAAAGTCAAAATGAACAtgtattatattgaaaatgaacctgcagcatactaaaaatgaatctgtaTCAAGGGTCCATTTTGCTACGTGGGCTTGGTCCAATGGTATAAGCATCTGAAGTTATCaggaaatttatattttatttgctGCTTTGATCTGTGTAGGTGTATGCTACATCTGTTGCGATGCTGCTAACGGCTGTTGTATCTGTGTTCCTTTTCGGATTTCATCTTTCTCTCGCGTTCTTTCTTGGATCAACGTAAGTCCTACGAAATGCCATGCGATCTTTGACCCTTCGGTATGTATGTAGTTTATGTGCCTCTCGTCATAAAAACTAACGTGCTTCAATGTACATGTGCAGTGTTGTATCTGTCTCGGTGTATTTACACTCCGCGGGAAAGCTCCAGACCCAGAGGTAGCGATACAATATTCCTTCACCCAACTCTTCCCGCTATTGTTTCATTCTTTTCCCTGCCCCAACTCCAGAATTGCTACTCGAAATTTTAGATTCATTGTTGATGCAGAGATGAACGTTTTCTTGATGGACCATTGCGGTCTGCAAGAAATAATGAcccgacttttttttttttttttttaatgatttcaaCAAGATTATGCTAATCGCAATCCAATGATTATGCACATGGAATTAAACAGCTCATTGCTATACCCCCAGAATTATTATATGATACATCTTAGTTTGTTGTACTATTAATGAAACAATCAGGCATCTGAGGCCAAAAAAAGTATAGAAATCATGTTGTGTTTGGAACAACTCTATTTTAAGCATTTAATCAAACCATGTGAAGATGCATCCATGGGCCCTACCAagtgaattgtttttttttttttttttctaattgtatttctttattcaatttaattgttGGACATCCATTCAAGTTTAATGGTATTTGTATCAAATCTTATACAGCATGTTTTATCTAAGTAACTCAGAATTGAGTtaattaactaaataaatatgaaTGATTATAACAGTCAACTTTACACTCTATAAAATCTAGATTGGTATAGagtttatttggtaaattacgAGAGGTTAAGCCTCAGCACTATTGAACTCTACGAGGAGCGGCACCTCCGACATCGTTTGCAAGAAGCCGCAATTGAACTCTACATGTCCACTCTACGAGGAGCGGCACCTCCAACATCGCTCTCCGAGAGCACTATTGAACTCTGACATCGTTTGCAAGAAGCCGCAATTGAACTCTACACGTCCACTCTACGAGGAGCGGCACCTCCAACATCGCTCTCCGAGAGCACTATTGAACTCTACGAGGAGCGGCACCTCCAACATCGTTTGCAAGAAGCCGCAATTGAACTCTACACATCCGCTCTACGAGGAGCGGCACCTCCAGCATCGCTCTCCGAGTGCAAGAAGCCGCAATTGAACTCTACAAGTCTATGAGGAGCGGCACCTTTGACATCGCTCGCAAGATGCCGCAAAATCTCCCCTAAGGGGAATGAAGAACCGAAGTCCCCCATTCCTGGCTAAGACCAAGATTAACAACAAGCAATGAAGTTTTCTGAAATCTTGTTTTTcttctcataattttttttctcttttcatatCTCCTGTACCTAAGAATACTGGATATCATCATTTAGCAGAAAATCACTAAAACTCAGAAATGGTGTGCACTAGTCAAGAGAACTTTGACTGAGACAGGAAGCACAGTTTATATCTCTGTAGTGTTTGAAAGCAAAACAAGACATTGCTTTCACATTTATCGATTCGAATGGAAATGTTCAACATTAGTAGCACCAGGTGCTTGAAACTTTGAGAGAAAGATTACAAGAAAAGATGTACaaatacaaatgaaaataaatatctTTCTGGTTCACTACAAACCAAATCTGCAACACCGTGACCAGGAAACCGCTGTTCTACTCTTGGGTCTCAGCAGGGCTGGCGGAGTAGAAGCGGAATTAGCTTTTTCCTGTTTTTATCTGCCTGCAAGGGGAAGAGAACAAGTTCGTGTTAGAGCCTAAAGAGATGTTGGAAAAGGGAATGGTGTAATTAGTTAAAAAAGAATGGTACCTACGGCTTAAATATTCAATGACACCGAGCAAAGCCAAGTTTGCTGGCAATACtagtttataattaattaaaaaggatACCTACAGCATAAATATTCAAAGAAACCATCAGACAAACCCGTGTTTGCTAGCAACACTAGTTTTCTGGTGTTGGTTGCCGGCTCATTCTGTCTTGATGCCTCCTTGCAGCAGTTCCAGCATCAGAATCTTCATTATCATCATCTCTGGACTCAATTTCCCCATCATAGGTCTCACCCCAAAGTCTCCTTGAAGGTCGTCTCCTAAAAGTCACCTGACCCCGCGCTCTTGATGAACCAGACCAGCTGCTGCTCCTAGGACTGCTCCTAGGTTGGAGAATTCGAACAAAGAGGAAAACTGTTAGCAAGCCCCCATCATCAAAGGTTA includes:
- the LOC116001824 gene encoding CMP-sialic acid transporter 4-like, yielding MEYRRIKDQDKNDAVDDDIESSHGKAVSGSISNVAIVGASSGDRSKWKRKSIVTLALTVLTSSQAILIVWSKRAGKYEYSVTTANFLVEALKCALSLVALMRIWRKDGVTDDNRLSTTYDEVSVFPIPAALYLVKNLLQYYIFAYVDAPGYQILKNLNIISTGILYRIILKRKLSEIQWAAFILLCAGCTTAQLNPSSDHVLQTPLQGWIMAIIMALLSGFAGVYTEAIIKKRPSRNINVQNFWLYVFGMIFNAIAIVIQDFDQVANKGFFHGYSLITVLMILNHALSGIAVSMVMKYADNIVKVYATSVAMLLTAVVSVFLFGFHLSLAFFLGSTVVSVSVYLHSAGKLQTQR